The Cellulomonas wangleii genome includes a region encoding these proteins:
- a CDS encoding FtsK/SpoIIIE domain-containing protein has product MRLLLSVTAQRGDEPRDVVVECPPGARVRDVAQALDALVPTARARVVPRGSGHLGVVTATVAEAGAPDLWWHGAPLDADVPVEQSPLRHGAVVGLGVDPGDVWAEPDGACEVRVVSGRQAGRVHRLPVGRHVLGSDPAASVPVDDPDVPPVAVVLEVGVDGSVTVEPAPEVLGAVVPAPVRRRPPEGPIVVPRGEPAAGASRGRRPRGRFARQLAQARQGLEAMTEVDPESDRPLVHVDRIALTAAQPWHPGESLVVGDVVLEVGEVGLPDASLSPSAAGATLDYNRPPRLLPPVRPSEFRLPPEPRMPDKQRFPLTMVLMPLVMGAAMYWFTRSPYALIIMGLSPLMAIGNFVSSRGGQRSKHVEAVRTYVQRVARIEQQAFESLRTESASRRRDLPDPATVLLFATGPRARLWERRRTDPDWMLARVGTADLPSEVSLHDPGREEHERVQHWTAADVPVAVPLARVGVTGVVGPADARRRVGAWMLAQVVAAHSPADVSVHLLADPDGGQEWGWVRWLPHARRDGGPVAQVGTDEETTARRISELLAVLEQRRSVARGQGVGFGGSGAVLPAPVVVVLDGARRVRLLPGLVTLLREGPAHGIYFLCLDEQERQLPEECQAVVDLAGPTARVAVAGQEPVDGVRVDLVPTGWFERLGRSLAPIEDISTEDLSATLVASSRLLDVLGLDPPTPADVARGWAAGGRTTRAVIGESSDGPFAVDVRADGPHGLVAGTTGSGKSELLQTMIASLAIGNRPDEMTFVLVDYKGGAAFKDCSRLPHTVGMVTDLDAHLTTRALESLAAELRRREHQLADAGAKDIEDYLAARGPADAPMPRLMIVIDEFAALVAELPDFVTGLVDIARRGRSLGVHLVLATQRPAGVVSAEIKSNTNLRIALRVTDRNDSQDVIEAPDAAEIAPSLPGRAYARLGHTSLVAFQSSRVGGRPPSVGGGARVDVTPLTWAGTGRPVPVQRASSEDDVDVPTDLASLVTAVQGAATLAGVSAPPPPWLPALGEVVTAHDVATQGGEALAARPLALPYGLLDLPAEQRRDVATHDLDTAGNLAVVGAARSGRSTVLRALAAAVATRTSPRDVHLYGLDFGNNALLPLMGLPHTGAVVPRDQPDRVARLTRRLRAEISRRQQLLAEQSFADVREQRAGVAPAQRLPYLLVLLDRWEGFIQAFEDVDAGALVDLWTQILQEGPGAGVKVVVAGDRSLLAGRISTLTEDRVMLPMPDPGDYQSVGLSVRDVPQHLPEGRAFRSEGPHELQVCLLDDDPSGPAQVAALQAVGRTATARHAGDPVPATGAQVPFRIDPLPTRLTLDEAAALGGPPLRRTAVPLGVGGDTLALHGLEAEEHGPGLLVLGPRRSGRSTTLLTVGESALRRGWTVGVVTPRRSPLRDLAARDGVVAIEVEATRDEVTAALALLVPQDVPSVLLVDDLELVGTDGVLADAIVAHLGALRDRPGLVVAAGTADELGSAYRGPAATIKKSRSGLLLAPATPNDGDLFGLRLPRSAIGGAVPGRGLLVSGGAWQLVQVPLP; this is encoded by the coding sequence GTGCGACTGCTGCTCAGCGTGACGGCCCAGCGCGGCGACGAGCCGCGCGACGTCGTCGTGGAGTGCCCTCCCGGTGCGCGGGTGCGGGACGTCGCGCAGGCGCTCGACGCGCTCGTGCCGACGGCGCGTGCGCGCGTGGTGCCGCGCGGGTCGGGGCACCTGGGCGTCGTGACCGCGACGGTCGCCGAGGCCGGTGCGCCCGACCTGTGGTGGCACGGCGCCCCGCTGGACGCCGACGTACCCGTCGAGCAGTCGCCGCTGCGGCACGGCGCGGTCGTGGGCCTCGGGGTCGACCCGGGCGACGTGTGGGCGGAGCCGGACGGTGCGTGCGAGGTCCGTGTCGTGTCCGGCCGGCAGGCCGGGCGGGTGCACCGCTTGCCGGTCGGCCGGCACGTGCTCGGGTCGGACCCCGCCGCGTCCGTCCCGGTGGACGACCCCGACGTGCCGCCGGTCGCCGTGGTGCTGGAGGTCGGCGTCGACGGCTCGGTGACCGTCGAGCCCGCGCCCGAGGTGCTGGGTGCCGTCGTCCCCGCACCCGTGCGCCGTCGCCCCCCGGAGGGCCCCATCGTGGTCCCCCGGGGCGAGCCGGCGGCCGGGGCGTCCCGCGGCCGGCGCCCCCGGGGGCGGTTCGCCCGCCAGCTCGCGCAGGCGCGCCAGGGCCTGGAGGCCATGACCGAGGTCGACCCGGAGTCCGACCGCCCGCTGGTCCACGTCGACCGGATCGCGCTGACCGCCGCGCAGCCGTGGCACCCCGGCGAGTCGCTGGTGGTGGGTGACGTCGTCCTCGAGGTCGGTGAGGTGGGCCTGCCCGACGCGTCGCTGTCACCGAGCGCGGCGGGCGCCACGCTCGACTACAACCGGCCGCCGCGGCTGCTGCCGCCCGTGCGGCCGTCGGAGTTCCGGCTGCCGCCCGAGCCGCGCATGCCCGACAAGCAGCGCTTCCCCCTGACGATGGTGCTCATGCCGCTGGTCATGGGCGCGGCCATGTACTGGTTCACCAGGTCGCCCTACGCGCTGATCATCATGGGGCTGTCCCCGCTCATGGCCATCGGCAACTTCGTGTCCTCGCGCGGGGGGCAGCGCAGCAAGCACGTCGAGGCCGTACGGACCTACGTGCAGCGGGTGGCGCGCATCGAGCAGCAGGCCTTCGAGTCGCTGCGCACCGAGAGCGCGTCACGCCGCCGCGACCTGCCGGACCCCGCGACGGTGCTGCTGTTCGCCACCGGCCCGCGCGCCCGGCTGTGGGAGCGGCGTCGCACGGACCCCGACTGGATGCTGGCGCGCGTGGGCACCGCCGACCTGCCCAGCGAGGTGTCGTTGCACGACCCCGGGCGCGAGGAGCACGAGCGCGTCCAGCACTGGACGGCGGCCGACGTGCCCGTCGCGGTGCCGCTCGCCCGCGTCGGCGTCACCGGCGTCGTCGGACCGGCCGACGCGCGCCGCCGGGTCGGCGCGTGGATGCTCGCGCAGGTGGTCGCGGCGCACTCGCCCGCGGACGTGTCGGTGCACCTGCTCGCCGACCCGGACGGCGGGCAGGAGTGGGGGTGGGTGCGGTGGCTGCCGCACGCGCGCCGCGACGGCGGACCGGTCGCGCAGGTCGGCACCGACGAGGAGACGACCGCCCGGCGGATCTCCGAGCTGCTCGCCGTGCTCGAGCAGCGGCGGTCGGTCGCACGTGGGCAGGGCGTCGGGTTCGGCGGGTCCGGCGCGGTGCTGCCGGCACCCGTGGTCGTGGTGCTCGACGGTGCACGGCGGGTCCGGCTGCTGCCCGGTCTGGTGACGCTGCTGCGCGAGGGGCCGGCGCACGGCATCTACTTCCTGTGCCTGGACGAGCAGGAGCGTCAGCTCCCCGAGGAGTGCCAGGCCGTCGTCGACCTGGCCGGGCCCACCGCGCGCGTCGCCGTGGCCGGTCAGGAGCCGGTCGACGGCGTGCGCGTCGACCTGGTGCCGACCGGCTGGTTCGAGCGGCTGGGCCGGTCGCTGGCCCCGATCGAGGACATCAGCACCGAGGACCTCTCCGCGACCCTCGTGGCCTCGTCGCGGTTGCTGGACGTGCTGGGACTCGACCCGCCCACGCCGGCCGACGTCGCGCGCGGGTGGGCGGCCGGCGGCCGCACGACGCGCGCCGTGATCGGGGAGTCCTCCGACGGGCCGTTCGCCGTGGACGTGCGTGCCGACGGGCCGCACGGCCTGGTCGCCGGCACCACCGGCTCCGGCAAGTCGGAGCTGCTGCAGACGATGATCGCGTCCCTCGCGATCGGCAACCGCCCCGACGAGATGACGTTCGTGCTGGTCGACTACAAGGGCGGCGCGGCGTTCAAGGACTGCAGCCGGCTGCCCCACACCGTGGGCATGGTGACCGACCTCGACGCGCACCTGACCACACGCGCGCTGGAGTCCCTGGCCGCGGAGCTGCGGCGCCGGGAGCACCAGCTGGCCGACGCGGGCGCCAAGGACATCGAGGACTACCTGGCTGCCCGCGGCCCGGCCGACGCCCCGATGCCGCGCCTCATGATCGTCATCGACGAGTTCGCGGCCCTCGTCGCCGAGCTGCCGGACTTCGTCACCGGCCTCGTCGACATCGCGCGGCGCGGCCGCTCCCTGGGCGTCCACCTGGTGCTGGCGACGCAGCGCCCTGCCGGCGTCGTGAGCGCCGAGATCAAGTCGAACACCAACCTGCGCATCGCGCTGCGGGTCACCGACCGCAACGACAGCCAGGACGTCATCGAGGCGCCCGACGCGGCGGAGATCGCCCCGAGCCTGCCCGGGCGCGCGTACGCACGGCTCGGGCACACCAGCCTCGTCGCGTTCCAGTCGTCCCGCGTGGGCGGGCGCCCGCCCAGCGTGGGCGGCGGTGCGCGGGTCGACGTCACACCGCTGACGTGGGCAGGGACCGGCCGGCCGGTGCCCGTGCAGCGGGCCTCGAGCGAGGACGACGTCGACGTCCCGACGGACCTCGCGTCGCTGGTCACCGCGGTGCAGGGCGCGGCCACGCTCGCGGGCGTCAGCGCGCCACCACCGCCGTGGCTGCCCGCGCTCGGCGAGGTCGTCACGGCACACGACGTCGCGACGCAGGGTGGCGAGGCGCTCGCGGCACGCCCGCTCGCGCTGCCGTACGGCCTGCTCGACCTGCCCGCGGAGCAGCGTCGTGACGTCGCGACGCACGACCTGGACACGGCCGGCAACCTGGCGGTCGTCGGCGCCGCGCGCTCGGGCCGCTCGACCGTGCTGCGTGCCCTGGCCGCCGCGGTCGCGACGCGGACCTCCCCGCGCGACGTCCACCTGTACGGGCTCGACTTCGGCAACAACGCGCTGCTGCCGCTCATGGGGCTGCCGCACACGGGTGCCGTGGTCCCGCGCGACCAGCCCGACCGGGTCGCGCGTCTCACGCGCCGCCTGCGCGCGGAGATCTCCCGCCGCCAGCAGCTGCTCGCCGAGCAGTCGTTCGCGGACGTCCGGGAGCAGCGGGCCGGCGTCGCCCCCGCGCAGCGCCTGCCGTACCTGCTGGTGCTGCTCGACCGGTGGGAGGGGTTCATCCAGGCCTTCGAGGACGTGGACGCGGGTGCGCTCGTCGACCTGTGGACGCAGATCCTGCAGGAGGGACCGGGCGCGGGGGTCAAGGTCGTCGTCGCGGGGGACCGCAGCCTGCTGGCGGGCCGCATCTCCACGCTCACCGAGGACCGCGTCATGCTCCCCATGCCCGACCCGGGCGACTACCAGTCCGTCGGGCTGTCGGTGCGCGACGTGCCCCAGCACCTTCCCGAGGGTCGCGCGTTCCGCTCCGAGGGGCCGCACGAGCTGCAGGTCTGCCTGCTCGACGACGACCCGAGCGGCCCGGCACAGGTGGCGGCGCTGCAGGCGGTGGGGCGGACCGCGACGGCGCGGCACGCGGGCGACCCGGTGCCGGCGACCGGCGCGCAGGTGCCGTTCCGCATCGACCCGCTGCCCACCCGCCTCACGCTCGACGAGGCCGCGGCCCTCGGCGGCCCGCCCCTGCGCCGTACCGCCGTGCCCCTGGGCGTCGGCGGGGACACGCTGGCCCTGCACGGCCTGGAGGCGGAGGAGCACGGGCCCGGGCTGCTGGTGCTGGGCCCGCGGCGCTCCGGCCGCAGCACCACGCTGCTCACCGTGGGGGAGAGCGCGCTGCGCCGCGGCTGGACCGTCGGGGTCGTCACGCCGCGCCGCAGCCCGCTGCGCGACTTGGCGGCGCGGGACGGTGTCGTGGCCATCGAGGTCGAGGCCACGCGGGACGAGGTCACCGCGGCTCTCGCGCTGCTCGTCCCGCAGGACGTGCCCAGCGTCCTGCTGGTCGACGACCTCGAGCTGGTGGGCACCGACGGTGTGCTGGCCGACGCGATCGTCGCCCACCTGGGGGCGCTGCGGGACCGGCCCGGCCTGGTCGTGGCCGCCGGCACGGCCGACGAGCTGGGCAGCGCCTACCGGGGGCCGGCCGCCACCATCAAGAAGTCCCGCAGCGGCCTGCTGCTCGCCCCCGCCACGCCCAACGACGGCGACCTCTTCGGGCTGCGGCTGCCACGGTCGGCGATCGGCGGCGCCGTCCCCGGGCGGGGTCTGCTGGTCAGCGGCGGGGCGTGGCAGCTGGTGCAGGTGCCGCTGCCCTGA
- a CDS encoding WXG100 family type VII secretion target has protein sequence MAVGAELSTLQQLNKTFTTTAADAERMKGDVDKALESAVWTGKYSEDFRTAWQDYRANLDRLRDALDGAAGDVKTNHNNIAAATGEPDRI, from the coding sequence GTGGCCGTTGGCGCCGAACTCAGCACCCTGCAGCAGCTCAACAAGACGTTCACGACGACGGCGGCCGACGCCGAGCGGATGAAGGGCGACGTCGACAAGGCGCTCGAGAGCGCCGTGTGGACGGGCAAGTACTCCGAGGACTTCCGGACCGCGTGGCAGGACTACCGCGCCAACCTCGACCGGCTGCGTGACGCGCTGGACGGTGCAGCGGGCGACGTGAAGACGAACCACAACAACATCGCGGCGGCCACGGGCGAGCCCGACCGCATCTGA
- a CDS encoding bacterial transcriptional activator domain-containing protein, whose translation MTSQHQDERRTGPQRFQQVGEPEARPVGAALGAAFLLLLLVVGVPAGLVALDALPVIPTSLPGRADLLATIGVEQLLAVLVWVVWIAWLQFTVCVLVELRSALSGVGLPARVPLAGPSQRLARTLVVTVLLLVTAAGQATAAVAPAVAGYESVASPVAVSAVEVPGPAASTPAPAADASVEAAAQVETTYWLGGMQLSPEEGAELEGRRVYVVQPPEGRYHDNLWDIAERTTGDGMRYREVFELNKGRDQPDGQELTLERLIQPNWLLIMPEDATGVDRVTAVVTPAPAPAVPVQAPAAPTPAGDVATAATGVAGAAAHEVTGSAAESTAPGLVGAGLLAAGLLVALERRRRRGRSGEPGAGAVELEVVLRVGADPQRALLLDRGLRRLAAELRSQRRSLPGVVVARVDDSGLELDLTPAAADAPRPWQTLDGGRRWRLAASDLDLGRIDAPAPFPGLVSLGRDDAGRDVLVDLEAAQGPVALVGDPTAAREVATALAAELATNRWSDALQVTGVGMPDGLRELPADRYTRAGTVTGVLDRLRAHRARATGDDVLTGRLRGDGTAVGVPEYVVLGEPPAPDAGRELAALSTTAQRTALGVVCVGDLPGARWRLEVAADGRLTARLLGVDVRANRLTAAHVDALGELLVEAPDPVRGVDERRAAAEHEGAVERPDVDPPDRTLSAADLQRAAVRVLVLGEPRVEARRPVDEARRPLLTELVTLLALHPEGVHGTVLAAALWPGGATPEVRERTITRAAAWLGEDAAGRPHLRRGDDGRLTLGPDVVVDWDVVRSLLARARGAADPAAERSLLGEALALAAAPVVAVRPPGRYGWLARVRAEHASRDLLVDAAHRLVVLHRDGDDPAAAQRVAWDAVQVSPTSELLWRDLLRAADATGGPDAVRDVVGVLVATLRAADVPVMSAATRALVEELVPDTGQTLRGSA comes from the coding sequence GTGACCAGCCAGCACCAGGACGAGCGCCGCACCGGCCCCCAGCGGTTCCAGCAGGTGGGGGAGCCGGAGGCCCGACCTGTCGGCGCGGCCCTCGGTGCGGCGTTCCTGCTGCTCCTGCTCGTCGTCGGGGTCCCGGCGGGGCTGGTGGCGCTCGACGCCCTGCCCGTCATCCCCACGTCCCTGCCCGGCCGGGCGGACCTGCTGGCCACCATCGGGGTCGAGCAGCTGCTGGCAGTGCTGGTGTGGGTGGTGTGGATCGCCTGGTTGCAGTTCACGGTCTGCGTGCTCGTCGAGCTGCGGTCGGCGCTGTCGGGCGTCGGGCTGCCCGCCCGGGTGCCGCTGGCCGGTCCCAGCCAGCGGCTGGCCCGCACGCTGGTGGTGACGGTGCTGCTGCTCGTGACCGCGGCCGGTCAGGCCACCGCGGCGGTCGCGCCCGCCGTCGCGGGGTACGAGTCCGTCGCGTCCCCGGTGGCGGTCTCCGCCGTCGAGGTCCCCGGGCCCGCGGCGTCGACGCCGGCCCCCGCCGCCGACGCCTCGGTCGAGGCTGCCGCCCAGGTCGAGACCACGTACTGGCTGGGGGGCATGCAGCTCAGCCCCGAGGAGGGCGCCGAGCTCGAGGGGCGCCGCGTCTACGTGGTGCAGCCGCCCGAGGGCCGGTACCACGACAACCTCTGGGACATCGCCGAGCGCACCACCGGCGACGGCATGCGCTACCGCGAGGTGTTCGAGCTCAACAAGGGCCGGGACCAGCCCGACGGCCAGGAGCTCACGCTCGAGCGGCTGATCCAGCCGAACTGGCTGCTGATCATGCCGGAGGACGCGACGGGCGTGGACCGCGTCACCGCGGTGGTCACCCCCGCCCCGGCGCCCGCGGTGCCCGTCCAGGCCCCGGCCGCGCCCACCCCGGCGGGCGACGTGGCGACCGCCGCCACCGGGGTCGCCGGGGCCGCCGCCCACGAGGTCACCGGGTCCGCCGCGGAGAGCACCGCGCCCGGTCTGGTCGGGGCGGGCCTGCTGGCCGCCGGCCTGCTCGTGGCGCTGGAGCGCCGTCGCCGCCGCGGGCGCTCCGGCGAGCCCGGCGCGGGCGCGGTCGAGCTCGAGGTCGTCCTGCGCGTCGGAGCCGACCCGCAGCGTGCGCTGCTGCTCGACCGTGGGCTGCGGCGGCTCGCCGCCGAGCTGCGCTCGCAGCGGCGCAGCCTGCCGGGCGTCGTGGTCGCACGCGTCGACGACAGCGGGCTGGAGCTCGACCTGACGCCGGCCGCCGCGGACGCCCCGCGGCCCTGGCAGACGCTGGACGGCGGGCGTCGCTGGCGGCTCGCCGCCTCCGACCTCGACCTGGGCCGGATCGACGCACCGGCGCCGTTCCCGGGCCTGGTGTCCCTGGGCCGCGACGACGCGGGCCGCGACGTCCTCGTGGACCTCGAGGCCGCGCAGGGTCCTGTGGCGCTGGTCGGCGACCCGACCGCCGCCCGGGAGGTCGCGACCGCGCTGGCCGCCGAGCTGGCGACCAACCGCTGGTCGGACGCCCTGCAGGTGACCGGGGTGGGCATGCCGGACGGGCTGCGCGAGCTCCCCGCGGACCGCTACACGCGCGCCGGCACGGTCACCGGCGTGCTGGACCGGCTGCGTGCCCACCGCGCCCGCGCGACCGGCGACGACGTCCTGACCGGCCGCCTGCGGGGCGACGGCACCGCGGTGGGTGTGCCCGAGTACGTCGTGCTGGGCGAGCCGCCCGCCCCGGACGCCGGCCGCGAGCTGGCCGCCCTGTCGACCACCGCGCAGCGCACCGCGCTGGGCGTGGTCTGCGTGGGAGACCTGCCCGGCGCGCGCTGGCGGCTCGAGGTCGCGGCCGACGGCCGGCTGACGGCCCGCCTGCTGGGCGTCGACGTCCGCGCCAACCGGCTCACCGCCGCGCACGTCGACGCGCTGGGCGAGCTGCTGGTCGAGGCGCCGGACCCCGTGCGCGGTGTCGACGAGCGGCGGGCGGCGGCCGAGCACGAGGGCGCGGTGGAACGGCCCGACGTCGACCCGCCGGACCGGACGCTGTCCGCGGCGGACCTGCAGCGTGCCGCGGTCCGGGTGCTCGTGCTCGGTGAGCCCCGCGTCGAGGCGCGGCGGCCGGTGGACGAGGCCCGCCGGCCGCTGCTCACCGAGCTGGTGACCCTGCTCGCGCTGCACCCCGAGGGGGTGCACGGCACGGTGCTGGCCGCCGCGCTGTGGCCCGGTGGGGCGACCCCGGAGGTCCGGGAGCGCACGATCACCCGCGCCGCGGCGTGGCTCGGCGAGGACGCGGCCGGGCGGCCGCACCTGCGCCGGGGCGACGACGGGCGGCTCACCCTGGGTCCCGACGTCGTCGTGGACTGGGACGTCGTGCGCTCGCTGCTCGCGCGGGCGCGCGGTGCCGCCGATCCCGCGGCCGAGCGCTCGCTGCTCGGCGAGGCCCTCGCCCTGGCGGCGGCGCCCGTCGTGGCCGTCCGGCCGCCGGGGCGCTACGGGTGGCTCGCCCGGGTGCGCGCGGAGCACGCGTCGCGGGACCTGCTCGTCGACGCGGCCCACCGCCTCGTGGTGCTGCACCGGGACGGCGACGACCCGGCGGCCGCGCAGCGGGTTGCCTGGGACGCCGTGCAGGTCAGCCCGACGTCCGAGCTGCTGTGGCGCGACCTGCTGCGGGCCGCGGACGCCACGGGCGGCCCCGACGCGGTGCGTGACGTGGTCGGCGTCCTGGTCGCGACGCTGCGCGCGGCGGACGTCCCGGTGATGTCGGCGGCCACGCGGGCCCTGGTCGAGGAGCTGGTCCCGGACACGGGGCAGACCCTGCGCGGGTCCGCGTGA